The DNA sequence AAGAATAAGGTGCTTACAGAGTTCTTGCGTCGGACCTTGGCGAGCTGCTGCACGTCGGAGTaggcagttctgagctagatggacctttggtctggctcagtatttaTCAAAGTATTTCTATACTCTCATAACAAAATATCAGGGCAACGTACAGTGTTGAAACACCATTTTCgaaaataaaaatacaggtaAGCCAGCTggctaacaaaaaataaaaattaaacagctgcaaaggcctgtcagcatgaaaaggtattctagagatgcctgaaagtcagaaGTGAGGGTGCTTGACGGAAGAGTAtttcacagcatgggactggcgaCACTAAATGCctcagttgggcctctgtaacataggGAACAACTGACAGCGCTCCttaagatgatctcagtgatcaagctagaATATAAGGGCTCAGGAGGTCCTTAAGGATTGTCTGTTTAGGAGATCCCCATTGTAGGCTGCTGTAAATTGTTCCATATAGTAAGGCTGAGTAGTTTTCCACGACTTTCTCTGGGCAGGATgcaggtgtgtgagagagaaagatagTAGGATAGATTGCAGAATTTAGCAGGTGGTTTCACTGCCGACTGACATGATGCCTGGCAACTGTGTAGTGCCACATCCGAGCTATcttcttgccccccccccagtggctGTAGAGTTGGGTTCACTTTACTGAGTTTGCTAGGTAGCAGTCCACCGGTGCCGCTTCATGTCCaggtggagaaaggggaacagGTCCCAAACACGGCCCAGTCCCCAAGGGAGGTTCCCTCACTCTCCCTAGGTAGCAGCTTCTTACGGCAAGTATTATCTCCAGGCGTCTGAGCTCTCCCTGAGGGGAGGGGTTTGCCAACTGGCCGTTTTTCACGCTCTCTTCCTCTCCGCAGGTACGAGCAGAGCGAGTGGGGCTGGAAAGACCGGGAGAAACGGGACGAGATGACCGACGACCGCGCGTGGTACCTCATTGCTTTGGAGGACGGCTCCCTTCCCGTGGCTTTCTCGCACTTCCGCTTCGATGTGGAATGTGGGGACGAGGTCCTCTATTGGTAGGTCTCCGGCTCGATGTGTTAATATTTCTTTTCAGGGCTCCTAGAGGGCTCTAGACCTCCGCACTGTGGGAAAGCccagaggaacataggaaagctgccttatacagagtcaggcctgTTAGTCCATCTAGACTGAGTGGCAGCGgccctctccagggtttcagaaaaggGAGTTTCTccaagccctacttggagatgctggaaattgaacctgggatcttctgcatgcaaagcagattcccaGTGGACTGTAGCTGAGTGTTAATCTGCACACAAAGGAGACCTGCAGCAAAATTGCAGGGTGTGGAAAGGGGGGACATGGAAAATAAAGGCTTGTTGATATCCTGTATTGAAATCATGCATCAGCCCAGCTGTATAATTGAGGACGGGGGATTCTTTTATTGTGGAAATCTCGAACCTTTCAATaaatgacataagaacataagaagagcctgctggatcaggccagtggcccatctagtccagcatcctgttctcacagtggccaaccaggtgcctgggggaagcccgcaagcaggacccgagtgcaagaacactctcccctcctgaggtttccggcaactggttttcagaagcatgccgcctctgactagggtggcagagcacagccatcatggctagtagccattgatagccctgtcctccatgaatttgtctaatcttcttttaaagccatccaagctggtggccattactgcatcttgtgggagcaaattccatagtttaactatgcgctgagtaaagaagtacttcctacACAGTAGTGGTGTGGAGTGCCCTTGTTCAGTGTGCCAGCCAGTCAGCTGTGCCTTCTTTCAGGATGTTCCATCCTTTTTTTCCCCATCCCCTGACTCTCCACATTCCGTGTCTTCTTGATCCTCATTGCGCTGTTACggttttaaaaaggttttattcCTAAAGATTAAACTTCTACTTCCGGAGTTCCCCGAGGGTGCTGATTTCTTGTTTCACAGTACCTGAATTTGCAAcatgccagccttccccagcctggtgctgtTCAGGTGTTGCTGGGTCACAGCTCTCATCGTCCCTGATCCCTGGGCTCACGGGCTGGGGCCAGTGAGAGTTGTgctccaaaacatccagagggcatctAGTTCAGGAAGGCCATCGgaggctttgcatgcaggaggtctcaGGTTTAGTCCCTGGCAACTTCCACTTGTAAGGACCAGGTAGCAAGCGATGGGATAGAGCCTTCCCTGCCTggggccctggagagctgctgcctgtagGTGTAGGCAAGACTGCGTAAGGTGGCAAATAGTCTTGCCTGGGATTTGGCAGCTGCCTATGTTGCTAGATCCCCCTGTGTGAACCGCTGCATTTGTTCCAGGTGCAAAATCCGGATGTTCTTAGAGTGTCAACGCTGTGTGCCTGTGTTCTTCCAGGGGCTAAGCTGGTGGAAGGGAGGAGTGAATGTCACGTTAGAAATTAGTGATGCTTTAAACAATGACAGTTTTAGTGTTTATGCAGCTGGCCCTCTCTTTGAGTAATGCCACCTCAATAAGCATCAGCTCTTCGCCACCGATTAATGGCTTTGCACTGCTTTTCTGCCCACGGCGTGTGCTCTTGCCCTTTGGCTTGCACCCTCCAGCCAACCTGCAGGCTtaaatgccgccctgggcacctactgagaggaagttgttgttgttatgtgcctccaagtcgaccacgacttatggcgaccctatgaatcagcgacctccaagagcatctgtcatgaaccaccttgttcagatcttgtaagctcaggtctatggctttctttatgggatcaatccatttcttgtttggccttcctctttttctacttccttctatttttcccagcattattgtcttttctggtgaatcgtgtcttctcattatgtgtccaaagtatgataacctcagtttcatcattttagcttctagtgatagttctggtttaatttgttctaacacccaattatttgtcttttttgcagtccatgggatgcacaaagctctcctccagcaccacatttcaaattagttgatttttctcttatttacttttttcactggccaactttcgcatccatacatagagattgggaataccatggtctgaatgatcctgactttagtgttcagtgagacatctttgcatttgaggaccttttctagttccctcacagctgccctccccagtccaagcctccttctgatttcttgactataaataataaataaaattttataaataaaatgaaaaagaacTAAATGCCTTGGGAAGGGaccgtagttcagtggcagagcaactgctttgcatgcagaaggtcccaagttcaatccccagcatctccaggtaggactgggaatgttccccatctgaaaccctggagaactgctgcccgtcagtgtagacaatagtgagctagatggaccagtggtctgccaATGTGGCAGCATCCTTTCTACCTACCTGCGGGGTGGGATACAGTGGATCAGCCAGTCCAAACCACATCCAATCTGCTATCAGTGCCTCCCTCTGTTGAGTGTTTGTTTAGTTATCTCTTCTCCCCCGTAACCAGTCAATAATGATGGTGCTTTTGTCAACTCTCTCTCCAGCTATGAAGTGCAGCTGGAAAGCAAAGTCAGAAGGAAAGGTTTAGGCAAATTTCTCATACAGATACTGCAGCTCATGGCAAACAGGTAAGTACatagtgtctctctctctctctgaattaaatattcattctctctctgtctctctctctgaggctgcagtcctaagtgTGTCTCTTGCACACCCTGAATACCTGATGCCGAGGATGGCACAAAATGACGTGGCTTGCACAACACGGTAACCCAAACTGTGGATTACCAGGACCATGCAAACCttcaggctcccagagaggaacttgcagccactttgctctttgCCAGTTCTTTTTACTGCTGTGCcgcactgagctaagccaaggtttgacttggCTTGTCATCCAAGGAAGAAGGATGTGTGGTCAGcgagaggagagagcttaaccacgaGCTGTAGCCCAGATTTGTTCTCAAAAGGGCTGGGGAGGAGTGGCTGAgaactcctctccaggagcccacaCGGTTCAGTAGTCCTGGTAAGCCTTCATTTGAACTTGCCATGTGGCCCTTCGCGTATTGTTCAGCCTCTGCAGGCTATGTATTGAATTAGATTTTTATTTTGgatgcatttttataaaaaagaagaaagtatTCTGCAAAGGGTTCAATGTGAACCAAGAGCTGGAATTCTTGGACAGAGGGAAATTCCTCCAGGCACTGCTTAACACCTTTCTCAGCTTTCTTTTGTAATTATAAGGGCTAGAGGAGGGATaaagaaacctttggccctccagatgttgctggactccaactcccatcagccccagccagcctagccagtggtcagggatgatggggatataacatctagaggaccacaggcttcctcttgttttttaaataatttaataataaaagttAACCGATACATAGCAAGTGTGTGAGAGAGCTCAAGCCAGTTGCTCCAAAATGAACATGCAGCTGTAAGCTGCTGCCCTACGAGTTTGCTGTGCCCTGTGAAAATGTCTGGATTTTAAAACTTAGGGTTGTGTCCAATGAAATTCTGCTCAGGAGTAGATCCGTGtcatgttgaaattaatggacactcGGAGTAGGACTAACAATGGATCCAATCCTTAGATCAGCAGTAGCcaccatggtgccctccagatattgctggacgacagctcccatcatcactgaccattggctatggtggcaggggctgatgggagttggagtccaacattaagagggcaccacgttggcttccCCAGCCGTAGTTTATGTCCTTTGTTTTGGCTATTTGAATTAGCACTGCTGTGTTAGTTTTGCTCAAACTTGCAATTGCCTGGAGGATCAACTTGTAAGCCATCAGCACTTTCATGGTATATATAAAGGGAAGGAGCTATCCCTGAATATACAGGCCTATATACAGTGTTCTAAGATGATTTTAAAGACAGTTTATCACTTGctgtctccttcccttccctaggCTGCTGTAGGAGGATGAGCAGGATATCCATTGAATAATAAATACGTATAATCTCTATTTTTACACTGGATTGGAAACAATTTAAATTAGACTTCTATGGAAGTGCAGAGaggttttgttctgcttttgtttatGTTTGGTTTTGGGCCTTTCTCGTACCAAGCTGACATTGGCCACTCCCTGTCTCTTTTTAGTACACAGATGAAGAAAGTCATGTTAACAGTATTTAAACACAATCATGGGGCCTACCAGTTCTTCCGAGAAGCTTTACAGTAAGactttttcagtttctttttttcccctcccccaaattagagacaggaagaaggtgagTTTGGGGATGGAACAgttgccccccttttttttccttttcagtggGTCAGGGCTGATTTCTCACCTATTTAGTTATTTGACTGTCTCttgggccagggatggggaacctgtggctcccataatccctgtccatttcccatgttggctggggctgaagggagtcagagtcctttggccttccagatgtcactgaactacaactcccatgattccttgttggtcatgcttgctggggctgatgggagttgtagttcagtaacatcgggagggccaaaggttccccaaccctgatctaGAGAGCCAGTGGTTTTCCCCAAGGGTGGGgagcccttttcagcccaagggtcatATTGCTTTATAGCTTCCCTTTGGAGCAGGGGACCTGCCAGTGGTAAATGGGTCCAAAGCAAAGTGCATAGAGCTGTCCCACTCTTTCTTGCATACACGTGTAcatgcacactctctctctctctctttcttcccttCCCAGCTGCAGTCCCTAGGAAAATAATCTCCCCACCAGGCCCCAGCAATTAGGCATTTAAAAAGCCTCCCATTAGTGGCAATGGAAGGCTTTTTGCAAGCTTAATGGGCTGTGCGGAGGAGGGGCCAGGAAGAGGAAAGGCCTTGCAGGCCAGACGCTGTCCACGCCTGTTTTAAGCCAAGGAGATGATGCATTTTTTAAGAAAATAACTCCAGCTACCCCATAACTGCATCTtcctacaagatgcagtgatggccactgactttgaagactttaaaagaggattagacagattcatggaagatGAGGCTAATGGttgctagccatggtggctatgtggctatgttctgtctctactgctggaggcaggatgcctctgaatatcagttactgggGATCATAAATGAGGAGAATTGCTATtgtactctggtcctgcttgcgggcttcccagaggcatctggttggctgctgagagaacagggtgctggactggatgggtctttggactgatccagcagggcttcccTTACATTCCTTATGTTCTTCCAATGGTGCTCTGTTCCTGCAAGTAGACTTTTCATGCAACACTGGCTGGCTGCACTTAAGGGTTGTGCGGGCTCCAGTTGCGCAGCTGTGTAGCTTCTGATGTGGCCGCACTTGAAGCGCTGGTGCAAATGCCAGCTGACACGCTCCTGTttttccattctgcttctgcaggTTTGAAATCGACGATACCTCACCCAGCATGTCTGGCTGCTGCGGGGACGACTGCTCTTACGAAATCCTCAGCCGAAGAACAAAATTTGGCGAGAGCCAGCACGCTCACCTTGGTGGTCACTGTGGAGGCTGCTGCCATTGAGATTGCTCCTGAAGAAGAACCCGACTTCCTCTGCATAACCCTGCCATTCTTTATGGTTTTCATTGCCCGATCCAGCACCCCCCTT is a window from the Rhineura floridana isolate rRhiFlo1 chromosome 22, rRhiFlo1.hap2, whole genome shotgun sequence genome containing:
- the NAA40 gene encoding N-alpha-acetyltransferase 40 isoform X2; this translates as MGRKSSKGKEKKQKRLEERAARDAVCAKVDAANKLGDPLEAFPVFKKYDRNGLNISIDCKRGSSLDPATLDWAFELTKTNMQTLYEQSEWGWKDREKRDEMTDDRAWYLIALEDGSLPVAFSHFRFDVECGDEVLYCYEVQLESKVRRKGLGKFLIQILQLMANRFEIDDTSPSMSGCCGDDCSYEILSRRTKFGESQHAHLGGHCGGCCH
- the NAA40 gene encoding N-alpha-acetyltransferase 40 isoform X1; the encoded protein is MGRKSSKGKEKKQKRLEERAARDAVCAKVDAANKLGDPLEAFPVFKKYDRNGLNISIDCKRGSSLDPATLDWAFELTKTNMQTLYEQSEWGWKDREKRDEMTDDRAWYLIALEDGSLPVAFSHFRFDVECGDEVLYCYEVQLESKVRRKGLGKFLIQILQLMANSTQMKKVMLTVFKHNHGAYQFFREALQFEIDDTSPSMSGCCGDDCSYEILSRRTKFGESQHAHLGGHCGGCCH